The Mycolicibacterium gilvum DNA segment CTGGCCAACAGCGCGGAACTTCCATTCGGCGCCATTCCGGTACAGCTCACCGAACACCATGGCGGTCTCCGTTGAGGCGTCCTCGGAGAGGTCGTAGCGGGCCAGTTCGGTGCCGTTAGCGCGATCCACCACGCGGATGAACGCGTTCTGTACCTGGCCAAAGGATTGGCTGCGGCTTTCAGCTTCGTAGATCGACACCGGGAAGAAGATGTTGGTGATGTTGGGCGGAGTGGCGGCCAGGTCGACGTTGATGGCCTCATCGTCGCCGTCGCCCTGCCCGGTCAGGTTGTCACCGGTGTGTTCAATGGCTCCTTCAGGGCTCCGCAGATTATTGAAGAAAATGAAGTGCTGGTCGGAGAGCACCTTCTTGTTTTCACCGCAGGCGATGGCGCTGGCGTCGAGATCGAAGTCCGTTCCAGTGGTGCTGCGAACATCCCAGCCGAGACCTACGGTCACCGCAGTCAGGTTAGGTGCCTGCTTGGTCAGCGAAACGTTGCCGCCCTTGGTCAGACTGACGCCCATCGAGAACTACCTTTCAGTAAGAACCGCGCTACCCCGGTGCGCGCAGTGACGACACATACCGTAGTGCATCAAGCGTTGCTGCCTTAGCAAAACCTGTGAGGGTTCCCCACGCCCTCCTGGTTACGATGCCTTGGTGTCCGGTCGCTGGCTCAGGCTCACCCGCCGCCCGCGCACCGAAACGCGCCCACCGGACGTAGCGGCCACGCTCACTACCGCTTTCCTTGACCTCGACCACCGTCAGGGAATTGCCCAGGCTGCCGTCGCCGCGGCCGCCGCGCTGCATCCAGCCTCATCAATCCCGGAGGAATGGGAGTCGGTGGCACAACATTGCTACTCCGCCATGGCCGCCTACCTTCCACTGACCGCGGCAAACGGAGAGCCCACACAGCCGGCCGCGCAAGTTGCCAGGCACCTGGCCGAGGCGGCAGCAGCAGTCGACGCGTTCTACTCGCGTCACCGTTACATCCTGGACAACGCGATTGGCGCGGTGAGCGCGGCCGCTGCGGCCGCCGCCGCCGCTACCACAGCAGCCCGCGCCGCTGACGAGCGCCTGGCTGGCATTGACGCTCCGTGGCGCGACTACCCGTCTGTCCACGCGGCCCACCTGCTGATGCAGTCAGCAACAGCCGAGCTGTCAGCGGCGCGCAACCGCTCTGATCTGATCGCGACTCAAAACAGCAGTGAGCAACTCCGCACCGCGGCCGCAGCGCTCAATGACGTCCTCGACCTGGCCCCAGGCCGCGCCGAGGAAGCGCGCAGGGCAGTCACCTCTGTGCGAACTCGCCTCGAAGCACTCAAGACCCGCACCGAAGGCATCAGCGCCGCAGTATCAACCCTGCTACGAGAATTTCATGCCGATAGTTCTGCCGACCTGCTTGGCAATGAACACAGGTGCCGTGTCGACCTCAATCGGGCAGAGGGCCTCCTGCAGCAGGCCGAGACGGCAGCGCGCGACGGCGATCCCGAAACGGCGCTGAACCTGGTTGGGATGGCACGAACCGTTCTTGCTACCGCCGCCGAGCATGTCGACGCGCCGGCGCAACGACTGGCGTTGTTGCGCAGCGTGCGCAGCGACCCACAGCAGGACGAACAGCGTGCACGTTTCCGTCTGCGCGACGCCCAGCGGCTCGCTGTCGATCGAGGCGCGCAGGCCCAGTGGGGCGCCGCACTCGACGCTCAGGCGTTGCGCATCGACCGCATCGTGGCCACCCTCAGCGGCCGGCATCCCGACTATTGGCGATACCACTTCGAACTCAACGATGTGGCACAGTTCGTCGCAGGAATCGTTGCTCGCATCCGACAGGAGTCCGCACGGTGACCGACGGCGAGGTCGCCACAACCCTGGGTATCCAACACTTCCAACACCTGAATGCTTCACAACAGGCTCAGCTGT contains these protein-coding regions:
- a CDS encoding TerD family protein encodes the protein MGVSLTKGGNVSLTKQAPNLTAVTVGLGWDVRSTTGTDFDLDASAIACGENKKVLSDQHFIFFNNLRSPEGAIEHTGDNLTGQGDGDDEAINVDLAATPPNITNIFFPVSIYEAESRSQSFGQVQNAFIRVVDRANGTELARYDLSEDASTETAMVFGELYRNGAEWKFRAVGQGYASGLSGIARDYGVNV